CGGCTGGAATCTCCGGGTCGGCAAGTCCGGTGCCCCGCAGCAGTTGTTGCAGTGCCTCCCAGGGAGTCAGCGGCCGACCGGAGCCGAATCCGTTCAGATCGACGGCCAGCAGGCCGTCTGGGAACTCGGTGGCGACTTGCGCCGCCGCCGCGGCGGCCAGAGCCGACTTCCCGACGCCTGCCATTCCCTGAATCGTCACGACTCGCGCACTACCGGGCCCGGCCGGGGTGAGGAGAGCGCGGCAGAGCAGCTCGAGTTCGGGCGCCCGGCCGGTGAAGTGCGGGTCGACTTCCGGGACCTCCCGTGCCACCCGCCACGGCCCCCCGCTCGCCCCCGGTGGACGCTGCTCGGACGCTGTCGCCGTGGCCGGCCCCCGACGGGGCACCGCGGCGACGAGCTCGGCAGCGTCCGCACTGCTCAGCCCGAGCGCGATCGTCAGCCGATCGGTGGTCGACTTCCGGGGAAAGCGCCGCGCCCCCGTCTCCAGCAGCTGGATCGCCTGCTCGGTCACCCCGGTCCGCTCGGCCAGCTCCGCCTGGGTGAACTGCCTCGCGACCCGGAACCGCCGCAACATCTGTCCGAAGGTCTCCGCCACCGCGCGAACTTTACAGTCCGGCGGCAGAAGAGTCCCGGCGAGTGTCGCAGTGGTCCGGGGCGGCCCCGCGTTCGACAATGTCGAACGTACGGCGTTGTGCCGCCTCGCAAACGCTCCTACATTCCAGTCCTCCGTGGTCGTCACGGGGTGGAAGGGAGACAGAGCATGGCTACGACTGAAGCAGTCAAGGCGAAGACCCTTCTGGGGGAGTGTTCCGCCGAGCTGGCCGGTACGTTCATCCTGATCCTGTTCGGGTGTGGTGTGGTGGCGCAGGTGGCCGCCGCGGGGATCGGGGATCACGACTCCATCGCGTGGGCCTGGGGGCTCGGGGTGACCCTGGGCATCTACGTCGCGGGCCGGATGACCGGCGCTCATCTGAATCCGGCGGTGACGATCGCGCTGGCGGCGTTCCGTGGGTTCTCCTGGAAGAAGGTGCTGCCGTACTCGGTGGCGCAGTTCCTCGGCGCGTTTCTGGCGGCTCTGGTGGTCCGCTGGAACTACACCGAGGCGCTGAACAAGTTCGACCCCGGGCTGACGATCAAGAGCCAGGGCGTGTTCTCCACCCTGCCGGGCAACGGCAGCCTGGATCTCGGCGTCGGGATGTGGGGCGGTTTCCGGGACCAGATCATCGGTACGGCGATCCTGATGCTGGTCATCCTGGCGATCACCGACCTGCGCAACACGTCCCCGGGCGTCAACCTGGCGCCGTTCGTCGTCGGCCTGCTGGTGGTCGGTATCGGGATGGCGTGGGGCACCAACGCCGGGTACGCGATCAACCCGGCCCGTGACTTCGGCCCGAGGCTGGCGTCGTTCTTCACCGGGTACGAGGGAGCGTTCAAGGATCAGTTCGGGGACATCTATTTCTGGGTGCCGATCGTGGCACCGATCATCGGGGCCCTGCTCGGCGCGTTCCTGTACGACCTGCTGGTCGGGCGGCACCTGCCGATCGCCGACGAGGACGAGGAGCCCGGACGCATTCCCGAGGACAAGACCGCCGCATGACCCGGCCAACAGCGTGTGAGGAGAGGACTTTCCATGGCTGACTTCGTCGGTGCCGTCGACCAGGGCACCACGAGCACCCGCTTCATGATCTTCGACCACTCCGGCAACGAGGTGGGCAAGCACCAGCTCGAGCACTCCCAGATCCTGCCGCAGGCGGGCTGGGTGGAGCACAACCCGGTGGAGATCTGGGAGCGCACCAGCTCGGTGATCAAGACCGCGATGAACGCCCAGGGCCTGCAGTCGAGCGACCTGGCGGCGCTCGGGATCACCAACCAGCGCGAGACCGCGGTGGTCTGGAACCGCAAGACCGGGCGACCGTACTACAACGCGATCGTCTGGCA
The Kribbella italica DNA segment above includes these coding regions:
- a CDS encoding MIP/aquaporin family protein produces the protein MATTEAVKAKTLLGECSAELAGTFILILFGCGVVAQVAAAGIGDHDSIAWAWGLGVTLGIYVAGRMTGAHLNPAVTIALAAFRGFSWKKVLPYSVAQFLGAFLAALVVRWNYTEALNKFDPGLTIKSQGVFSTLPGNGSLDLGVGMWGGFRDQIIGTAILMLVILAITDLRNTSPGVNLAPFVVGLLVVGIGMAWGTNAGYAINPARDFGPRLASFFTGYEGAFKDQFGDIYFWVPIVAPIIGALLGAFLYDLLVGRHLPIADEDEEPGRIPEDKTAA